A single Carnobacterium inhibens subsp. inhibens DSM 13024 DNA region contains:
- a CDS encoding DUF503 domain-containing protein, with protein MVILGMKVSFLIYNSYSLKDKRSVIKSIIKKTHNKFNVSISEVGAHDTLNQGVLGIAVVSNNRKLCQQTLDLVLKEIEDNGEVEIHSIEREEL; from the coding sequence ATGGTTATCTTAGGCATGAAAGTATCATTTCTCATTTACAATTCCTACTCTTTAAAAGATAAGCGCAGTGTGATAAAAAGTATCATAAAAAAAACGCATAACAAATTCAACGTGAGTATCTCTGAAGTTGGTGCTCATGATACGTTAAACCAAGGAGTACTAGGGATTGCCGTTGTGAGCAATAATCGCAAACTGTGCCAACAGACATTAGACCTAGTTTTGAAAGAAATCGAAGACAATGGTGAAGTAGAGATTCACTCCATTGAACGAGAAGAACTGTAA
- a CDS encoding pseudouridine synthase: MRLDKLLFETGFGSRRTVKRLIKSKQVEVNGKTILVDNLNVDPELQEVKVAGERIHYQPHVYYMLHKPNGVVSAVTDDNNQTVIDLIDPSQRVAGLFPVGRLDKDTEGLLLLTNNGQLGYQLLIPKKEVTKSYEAIVNERVTSEDKAAFAKGIVFDGGIKCKPAKLTILSSSNNESRVLLEISEGKFHQVKKMFLSVGKKVTYLKRLSMGPLELDETLPVGSYRPLHLEELTALRPYFK, from the coding sequence ATGCGGTTAGATAAATTATTGTTTGAAACAGGATTTGGTTCACGTCGAACAGTAAAACGATTGATTAAAAGCAAGCAAGTTGAAGTGAATGGAAAAACCATACTGGTTGATAATTTGAATGTGGACCCAGAACTCCAAGAAGTGAAAGTAGCTGGAGAACGAATCCACTATCAACCCCATGTCTATTATATGTTGCATAAGCCAAATGGTGTAGTAAGTGCCGTAACAGATGATAACAATCAAACTGTTATCGATTTGATTGATCCTTCTCAACGTGTTGCGGGATTGTTTCCAGTAGGGCGTTTAGATAAAGATACAGAGGGATTATTGTTGCTGACAAATAATGGTCAACTAGGGTATCAATTGTTGATTCCTAAAAAAGAAGTCACAAAAAGTTATGAAGCGATTGTAAACGAAAGGGTCACAAGTGAAGACAAAGCAGCATTTGCAAAAGGAATTGTTTTTGATGGAGGCATAAAATGCAAGCCAGCTAAACTAACCATACTAAGTAGTAGCAATAATGAAAGTAGAGTGTTGTTAGAGATCAGTGAAGGCAAATTTCATCAAGTAAAGAAAATGTTTTTATCGGTAGGAAAAAAGGTCACTTATCTTAAGAGATTGTCGATGGGGCCGTTAGAACTCGATGAAACATTACCTGTAGGATCTTATCGACCTTTGCATTTAGAAGAACTAACAGCATTAAGACCGTATTTCAAATGA
- a CDS encoding S66 family peptidase gives MIKPFALKNGDRVAIVSLSRGILGEETCAHQLELGEKRLESLGLKPVFMPNALKGLDYLSDHPEARAQDLKDAFQDPTIKGIIAAIGGDDTYRLLPYLLEDENFITNVQENPKLFTGFSDTTINHLMFYKLGMVSFYGPSFITDIAELANGLLPYTKEFLQGYLEGYEQREIRSSRLWYEERTDFSKQALGQDRMQHDETHGYEVLQGTGIVSGTLLGGCVESLYDILVGERYPDEAEICKKYQLFPSLNEWEGKIVFLETSEEKPAPDILKKMLETLKETGIFSVVNGLIIGKPQDEVYYEEYKTIYSEVIDDVELPILYNVNFGHAYPRCALPYGTKATIDLDEKMIFIDESPFQTVE, from the coding sequence ATGATTAAACCGTTTGCTTTAAAAAATGGAGATAGAGTAGCTATCGTCAGTCTATCAAGAGGGATTTTAGGTGAAGAAACTTGTGCACACCAACTAGAATTGGGTGAAAAACGTTTGGAATCACTAGGACTGAAACCTGTCTTTATGCCGAATGCGCTTAAAGGATTAGACTACCTTAGTGACCATCCTGAAGCACGAGCACAAGATTTAAAAGATGCTTTTCAAGATCCAACGATTAAAGGAATAATAGCAGCAATTGGAGGCGATGATACTTATCGTTTGCTGCCTTATTTATTGGAGGATGAAAATTTTATAACCAATGTACAAGAAAACCCTAAATTATTTACCGGATTTTCTGATACGACAATAAACCATTTAATGTTTTATAAATTAGGAATGGTTTCCTTTTATGGCCCTAGTTTTATTACGGATATCGCTGAATTAGCTAATGGGTTGCTGCCTTACACAAAAGAGTTTTTACAAGGTTATCTAGAAGGGTATGAACAGCGAGAAATTCGTTCTAGCAGGTTATGGTATGAAGAACGCACCGATTTTTCTAAGCAAGCCTTAGGACAAGATCGTATGCAGCATGATGAAACGCACGGTTATGAAGTTTTACAAGGAACAGGAATAGTTTCAGGCACATTACTTGGTGGTTGCGTAGAAAGTCTTTATGATATATTGGTTGGAGAGCGTTACCCAGATGAAGCAGAGATTTGTAAAAAATATCAATTATTTCCTTCATTAAATGAATGGGAAGGGAAAATAGTATTTTTAGAAACAAGTGAAGAAAAACCAGCTCCTGATATATTAAAAAAAATGTTGGAAACATTAAAGGAAACAGGTATTTTTTCTGTTGTTAATGGTCTGATCATTGGGAAACCCCAAGACGAAGTTTATTACGAAGAATATAAAACCATTTACTCAGAAGTGATTGATGATGTGGAATTGCCAATTTTATATAATGTTAATTTTGGTCACGCGTACCCTAGATGTGCTTTGCCTTATGGGACAAAAGCGACAATTGATTTAGATGAAAAAATGATTTTTATAGATGAATCACCTTTTCAAACTGTTGAATAA
- a CDS encoding DUF2812 domain-containing protein, whose translation MKKIRIFLDIEKELDWLKEMDLKGWECTNVNALGVFSFSKKDSITKHYQIDFQEFPRKSKFEDYVKFHEEFNWKLIGGSWTSGKYYWQSNATDNESLFSDNSSERHFYRRALNQYLSLTVVFTVLYFIVNHSIDISIVNWRDAFYTPGLWETSGSLFLKKFLFELPFACMRLGFHLIILVLAVYNLVIMTKIQSKLSELNKKL comes from the coding sequence ATGAAAAAAATACGTATATTTTTGGATATTGAAAAAGAATTGGATTGGTTGAAAGAAATGGACTTAAAGGGATGGGAATGTACAAACGTCAATGCTTTAGGTGTTTTTTCTTTTAGCAAAAAGGATAGCATTACGAAACATTATCAAATTGACTTTCAGGAGTTTCCACGTAAGAGTAAGTTTGAAGACTATGTAAAATTTCACGAAGAATTTAATTGGAAATTAATTGGTGGATCATGGACGAGCGGTAAGTATTATTGGCAAAGTAACGCGACTGATAACGAAAGTCTTTTTTCTGATAACTCATCTGAGAGGCATTTTTATCGTAGGGCACTTAATCAATACCTATCTTTAACAGTAGTATTTACTGTACTCTACTTTATTGTGAACCACAGTATAGATATCTCTATTGTTAATTGGCGTGATGCTTTTTATACTCCAGGTTTGTGGGAAACATCGGGTAGCTTATTTTTGAAGAAGTTTTTATTTGAATTACCATTTGCTTGTATGCGTTTAGGATTTCACCTAATTATTTTAGTACTTGCGGTGTATAATTTAGTTATTATGACAAAAATCCAAAGTAAATTAAGTGAATTAAATAAAAAACTATAA
- a CDS encoding PadR family transcriptional regulator, whose amino-acid sequence MKRHKLLPLSETMHLILLALREPLHGYAIMQKIEEMSSGNVRIAAGTLYGALDNLVKQDWIEPYPSEDPRRKIYLITPHGLGILEIEKKRLEEMIRLY is encoded by the coding sequence ATGAAAAGACATAAGCTATTACCATTAAGTGAAACTATGCATCTTATATTACTCGCGTTAAGAGAACCGCTACACGGGTATGCTATTATGCAAAAAATAGAAGAGATGAGTTCTGGCAATGTGAGGATAGCTGCTGGAACATTGTATGGTGCTTTAGATAATTTGGTGAAACAAGATTGGATCGAACCTTATCCATCTGAAGATCCTAGACGTAAAATTTATCTTATTACGCCACATGGTTTAGGAATTCTTGAAATTGAAAAAAAACGACTAGAGGAAATGATTCGCTTATATTAG